Within the Hippoglossus stenolepis isolate QCI-W04-F060 chromosome 2, HSTE1.2, whole genome shotgun sequence genome, the region CTCACAGTCTGAACACCTCACACTTACAGCAGGCACTCATCATGCTGTAAATACTTTGTGATTGAGTAGATGTATGTGTTTCACCACTTCTGCtctcagaagaaaaacaacattaaccCTACATCATGTCTCCTTcactttgcttttttaaattatttaatgcCTGGATCACTACATTTGAGCTATGGTAAGTACTTGAAAAACAGCTCttacaatgaaaatgttcaaatgacaATAGCTGTCTGCAAAATACTAACCATTTTCTCTTTGGCTACATTGACACTAACTTTTGCACCACCTTGTGTTCGAACCGGATACTACAGTATTCGTACTACAGAGTTCCCCTAAAAATGTCTCTGAAGTTTCCTCCTTAAAACATTGCAACATTTAAGCAtgtctgaaatgaaatgagacagaagcaaacattttaaaattaaatatcaagTTTTACCTGCTTCACTGTGTGCCACCACGActcccagctcattctcagcaGTTGTCAACAGGTAGTTCGACTGAACATCACCCAAAGAAATCTGACATCACATGTTAAGGgtcaaaatcaaataaaaatctatgtACACATGTCCAAACCGAAGATGGTGAAGCAAACCTATCGTTATTAGAGGTGACACTTTTCTTTGAATTCACTTATAGTGAAGAAATGCAGTGGAGTTTGGGtttaaactaaactgaaaatgCGCATCTGTCCTGAAAccacttttaataaaaaaacacttccaGAAATCAGTTTGTGAGACTTCTTTTGATGTGATTTTGTTGACTGTACGTGAGTCATTCCAGGaacatcaacaataaaaatTAATAGAGGGTCAAGCAAAGATCCAAAGCAAAGAGAATAAATGCTCTTTTCTCATGTCAACTAACGAATAAATTACATAACAAAGCTTTTTGAAAAATGagcatcttaaaataaagtggtcaacttgagaaaatgttttaatgttaactGTTTTTGCAGTCTACCTTTTTCTTTCTAGAGCACGCTGTTTGAAGTTACTTTCCTCTGACTCACTTCGTCTGTCTGGGTCTGTGCACCGACTCCACTCAGAATGGTCATCGGAATTCACAGTTTTTGATTGGCTGGGTGGCATTATGTGAGATCATTTACATTGCATGCAATTGGTCTCCGAGATTCCTCGGCTGCTACACTAGTGGCCTAAAGGCTAGAAAAGCTCTGTCATAGGACGGCGTCTGGACCCAGACCACAGGTTGCTGATTAATGACCCCTACAATAGAGGCTGATGCCTGAGCTGAATAGTTGTCATAGCTTATGAGCAGTGTTTTTGGGGCAGGTGAAGGATACCACTTTTGCCAGGACGATGTCACCAGGTCTGAAGCTTTTGTATGTCTCCACCTGCAGAAGTAAAGAGAAGGATTTATGCCAAGCTTCTCATTTCACTTTCAGAAATAAACTGGAGCTGCAGGGACAGCTGATGTCAAGCTTTTCGAATCCATTCATTCAAACCCACCTTGTCCTTCTCTGTTGCACGCACATCTTCTTTTctgcagagtcagagagagagagctcagtTGGCATAAGCCAGTCCAACACTTTTGGGTTTTAAGCATAACTTTTACTAAGGTCCAGGCAGGACACAAGTTAACACAAGTCAAGAACTATTAACAACCACATCAACTGCAGTACAACAAGCAAGTTTAATGCAAAGAATAAAGAGCATTGAATTAAAATTATTGTACAAATATACGAAACAATTTCGCTCTTGAAGAATTAAGACCGTACACCACGGCTGCTCTATGAAATCACTTTTAGGTTACGTACCTGATAGTCCCTCTGAAGCGATCTTTGAGCGGCGTGGAGCCTACATAGAGGATCTGGACCTTGGCGAACCGGGGGTTGATGCTGGTCACCTGTGTGATCAAACGCAGATGCTCAAGACAAACCACCTCTCTGATCAAAGACATCAATATCACCTTAACAGGTCAAACATGAGACGACGTTATTTGCTTCCACTGCATACCTTACAGGTGACTATTGCTCCTACATCTGGCAGCAGTTGTGCTTCTGTTTCCCTCACCACTGAGATCACAGGTAACTAGAAGATGACATAAATCACATGCATGAATGAAAACCGGTCACACAAAATCCGTTTCAACACCGCAGCTCAAAATAGCCTGAAGAAGGGACCACAAAATATGGATAATATTTCATCACAGGCTCCGAACAAACCCTTTTCCCTTCGGTCACATTCACAAAGGTTGTGCAATAACTTTACATGGACACTCCCACATCGTATGCCCGACAGCTTCTGCAGCTTTCACCTCTTCTCTCCAGCCCACACCAGCCACACCCCTCACCTGCCCTCCCTCGTTTTTCCTGAGCACGTAGCCTGCTAGTGAGGAGTAAATGTAGCCGTGCCGCTGATATACTCCTGTGCCTGGAGAACAGTCTTCTATGCTGCATAGTTTGTCACCTGTGgacaaaggagaagaggaagacagaggtgGTGTCAGTACAGGACACACTACATCAATCAATATAGCACCTTTTCTCACAGGTTAGTGCAGTTCAAAGT harbors:
- the exosc1 gene encoding exosome complex component CSL4, with the protein product MSPMKLCVPGDKLCSIEDCSPGTGVYQRHGYIYSSLAGYVLRKNEGGQLPVISVVRETEAQLLPDVGAIVTCKVTSINPRFAKVQILYVGSTPLKDRFRGTIRKEDVRATEKDKVETYKSFRPGDIVLAKVISLGDVQSNYLLTTAENELGVVVAHSEAGAQMVPISWCEMQCPRTHTKEFRKVARVQPEYLQA